One Roseimaritima multifibrata DNA window includes the following coding sequences:
- a CDS encoding transglutaminase-like domain-containing protein, producing the protein MNQIQVGCRIGYQVNSPTTFLFNISVTQNEHQQTVSESLEVEPFHQFEECAVSPLGNRLVRLSVPPGPLTVNYRATVNMNAQQADATEVGETPYEQLPADVLTYLNPSRYAESDKLLRFAMDQFGTLLPGYSRVTAICNWTFNELAYLPGSTGPTTTACDVLEQKSGVCRDFAHVAISLCRAMGIPARYVAGYAVNLNPPDFHGFFEAYLDGRWFLFDATRLAPVGGFVRIGTGRDAADVAFSTIRGDAEGTQLEVWANEQESNDQLLDPGNVSTAVSSA; encoded by the coding sequence ATGAACCAGATCCAAGTTGGTTGCCGTATCGGCTACCAAGTCAATTCGCCGACCACGTTTCTTTTTAATATATCCGTCACGCAGAATGAGCATCAGCAGACGGTTTCTGAATCGCTCGAAGTCGAACCGTTTCATCAGTTCGAAGAATGCGCGGTCAGTCCGCTTGGCAACCGTTTAGTAAGGCTCTCCGTTCCACCAGGGCCGCTGACGGTCAACTATCGCGCGACCGTCAACATGAATGCCCAGCAGGCCGATGCAACGGAGGTTGGTGAAACTCCGTATGAACAACTCCCGGCAGACGTTCTGACTTATCTGAATCCGAGCCGGTACGCCGAATCGGACAAGTTATTACGGTTTGCGATGGATCAGTTCGGAACGTTGCTTCCCGGCTATTCCCGCGTGACGGCGATCTGCAATTGGACTTTCAATGAACTGGCCTATCTGCCTGGCAGCACGGGGCCCACGACGACAGCATGCGATGTGCTGGAGCAAAAATCAGGCGTCTGCCGCGATTTCGCGCACGTGGCGATCAGCCTCTGTCGCGCCATGGGGATTCCCGCTAGGTACGTTGCCGGATACGCGGTCAATCTGAACCCACCCGACTTTCACGGTTTCTTTGAAGCCTATTTGGATGGACGCTGGTTTTTGTTCGATGCAACTCGGTTGGCCCCGGTCGGCGGGTTCGTGCGAATTGGGACCGGACGAGATGCGGCGGACGTCGCGTTTAGCACGATCCGTGGGGACGCAGAGGGTACGCAGTTGGAGGTCTGGGCGAATGAGCAAGAATCAAACGACCAACTGCTAGATCCTGGTAATGTCAGTACCGCCGTCAGTTCAGCTTGA
- a CDS encoding heavy metal translocating P-type ATPase, with amino-acid sequence MNDTKNSLLELRVTGMCCVEEVSMLKRELVPMLESEEQLRFDLLAGKLSVDMTSTDASPADMIAAVKRTGMKAEFWKDEKSAQQNASLWQRHQRSILTTLSGLMILVGLVLELVVWADAEQTPLLAIGFYLFAVLSGLVLVLPKAWRSLSALRPDMNLLMSVAVVGAMLIGEWFEAATVAFLFSLSLLLESWSIGRARRAISALMDLTPLIAHLRSEDGTVKDVDPATVAVGSVLMVRSGEKIPLDGHVIQGASAIDQSPITGESMPVEKTVDDKVFAGTINGDGLLTIETEKAAEDTTLARIIKMVDSASSNRAPSERWVEKFASIYTPVVMATAFAILVIPPLLFAGEWSEWLYRALVLLVIACPCALVISTPVSVVAALASAARHGVLIKGGGFVEVPASLRAVAMDKTGTLTHGQPKVMDVIPMGGHDSAKLLSLAGALEANSNHPLARAIVAEAESRGLKFDAADDLATIPGKGVAGTIEGEEYWLGSPRFLESHDLDNTDVRSHLETMQMKGRSVVLVGTGEHVCGILSLADTVRDETIEAIRSLHAVGIEHVVMLTGDNLGTANAIAAEAGIDEVHAELLPEDKVAAVEQLVAQYGQVAMIGDGVNDAPALARSSLGIAMGAAGTDAAIEIADVALMSDDLSKLPWLVQHSRRTLRIIRQNIGFSLGIKLLFVILTFFGFSSLWAAIAADMGTSFLVIANGLRLLRN; translated from the coding sequence ATGAACGACACGAAAAACAGTTTGCTGGAACTACGTGTTACCGGAATGTGCTGCGTCGAAGAAGTTTCGATGCTGAAACGTGAACTTGTCCCGATGTTGGAGAGTGAAGAACAACTCCGGTTTGATCTGCTTGCGGGCAAACTGAGTGTCGACATGACTTCGACCGATGCATCGCCGGCGGACATGATCGCCGCCGTCAAACGGACGGGGATGAAAGCGGAATTCTGGAAAGACGAAAAATCGGCACAGCAAAATGCGTCGCTATGGCAACGCCACCAACGATCCATCCTTACCACGCTGAGTGGTCTGATGATCTTGGTGGGATTGGTACTGGAATTGGTTGTTTGGGCAGACGCCGAACAGACTCCGCTCCTTGCGATCGGTTTCTATCTATTTGCCGTCCTCAGTGGTTTGGTTCTTGTTCTTCCCAAAGCCTGGCGATCGCTCAGTGCACTCCGCCCGGATATGAATCTTCTGATGTCGGTTGCCGTGGTCGGGGCGATGCTGATCGGAGAATGGTTTGAAGCAGCGACGGTGGCGTTCTTGTTTTCGCTCTCCTTGCTGCTTGAATCTTGGAGCATCGGACGGGCCCGACGTGCTATTTCTGCACTGATGGATTTGACGCCATTGATCGCTCATCTTCGCTCAGAGGATGGGACCGTGAAAGACGTCGACCCAGCGACCGTCGCTGTCGGGTCGGTGCTCATGGTACGGTCTGGCGAAAAAATTCCCCTCGATGGTCATGTGATTCAAGGCGCCAGTGCAATCGATCAGTCACCCATTACCGGGGAGAGCATGCCTGTCGAGAAAACGGTCGACGATAAGGTTTTTGCTGGAACGATCAACGGCGATGGGTTGTTGACCATCGAAACGGAGAAAGCGGCCGAGGATACAACGCTGGCTCGCATCATCAAAATGGTCGACTCCGCCAGTTCGAACCGAGCCCCTTCGGAGCGTTGGGTCGAAAAGTTTGCCTCGATCTATACCCCCGTCGTCATGGCTACGGCGTTTGCCATTCTTGTCATTCCGCCGTTGCTGTTTGCTGGCGAATGGTCGGAGTGGCTCTATCGGGCTCTCGTTTTGCTGGTCATTGCTTGCCCTTGTGCGCTGGTTATTTCGACGCCCGTCAGTGTGGTTGCAGCTCTGGCTTCGGCGGCTAGGCATGGGGTGCTGATTAAAGGGGGCGGTTTCGTCGAAGTTCCCGCATCCCTGCGGGCTGTTGCGATGGATAAAACAGGGACGCTGACCCACGGGCAGCCGAAAGTCATGGACGTGATCCCGATGGGCGGCCATGATTCGGCGAAGTTGTTGTCTCTGGCCGGAGCTTTGGAGGCGAACAGCAATCACCCGTTGGCACGTGCCATCGTCGCCGAAGCCGAAAGCCGCGGCTTGAAGTTTGATGCTGCCGACGATTTGGCAACGATTCCCGGTAAAGGAGTAGCGGGGACGATCGAAGGCGAAGAATACTGGCTTGGTTCGCCTCGGTTTCTGGAAAGCCATGATCTGGATAACACGGACGTCCGGTCGCACTTGGAAACGATGCAAATGAAAGGACGCTCGGTTGTGTTGGTCGGCACCGGTGAGCACGTTTGTGGAATCCTCTCGCTGGCCGATACGGTTCGCGACGAAACGATTGAGGCCATCCGAAGCCTACACGCCGTAGGGATTGAACATGTTGTGATGTTGACCGGAGACAATTTGGGGACCGCCAACGCTATCGCTGCGGAGGCAGGTATTGACGAAGTGCACGCGGAACTGCTGCCCGAGGATAAAGTTGCCGCAGTGGAACAATTGGTAGCCCAGTACGGTCAGGTCGCGATGATCGGGGACGGTGTCAACGATGCGCCAGCGCTCGCCCGGTCTTCCCTTGGCATCGCCATGGGGGCAGCGGGTACGGATGCGGCGATCGAGATCGCCGATGTCGCCCTGATGTCGGATGACCTTTCCAAACTTCCCTGGTTGGTACAGCACTCACGCCGGACGCTCCGAATCATCCGCCAGAACATTGGTTTTTCGCTTGGCATCAAACTGCTGTTTGTGATTTTGACGTTTTTCGGGTTTTCAAGCCTCTGGGCCGCGATCGCTGCGGATATGGGCACATCCTTTCTGGTCATTGCAAACGGTCTGCGACTGCTAAGGAACTAA
- a CDS encoding DUF1501 domain-containing protein, protein MNPIEERQRSELRRSFLGRTASGIGAVALNALMNPALLAGDSKSNASAPGDAAAWTGVVKPLHFPPRVKRVIHLSMAGGASHLETFDHKPKLAELDGQPMPKSFTDGEQIAQLQGQRDKLKVMGPQFAFSKQGKSGIEVSSALPHMSKIVDDICVINSMHTDQINHDPAHTLMNTGTSIPGRPSMGSWLQYGLGSEADNLPGYVVMTSVGGGQSQPIASRQWHSGFLPSRFQGVEFRSKGDPVLYVGNPKGIDKKRQRDVIDAVQQLNRIGDQTFHDPEIATRIAQYELAFKMQTSVPELMDVSNEPQHVLDMYGTEGGDGSFASNCLLARRLAERGVRFIQLYHRGWDHHGGIKSGLAVTAKLVDQGTAALMQDLRRRGMLEDTLVIWGGEFGRTPMAQGSGRDHHIRGFSTWMAGGGIQGGKVYGATDELGYAAVENPVHVNDLHATLLYMFGIDHQRLTYRFQGRDFRLTDVAGKVVHPIFRA, encoded by the coding sequence ATGAATCCCATTGAAGAACGACAGCGAAGCGAACTGCGGCGTTCCTTTCTTGGCCGTACCGCATCCGGGATCGGAGCGGTTGCTCTGAACGCGCTGATGAATCCTGCTCTGTTGGCGGGCGATTCGAAATCGAACGCGTCAGCGCCGGGCGACGCAGCGGCATGGACTGGCGTTGTCAAACCACTCCACTTTCCGCCTCGTGTGAAAAGAGTGATTCATTTGTCGATGGCTGGTGGGGCTTCGCATCTGGAAACCTTTGATCACAAACCGAAGTTGGCGGAACTGGATGGCCAGCCGATGCCTAAATCGTTTACCGATGGTGAACAAATTGCTCAGTTGCAAGGGCAACGCGATAAACTGAAGGTAATGGGACCGCAGTTCGCATTCTCGAAACAGGGAAAATCGGGGATCGAAGTAAGCAGTGCCCTGCCCCACATGAGCAAGATCGTTGACGACATCTGTGTGATTAATTCGATGCACACCGATCAAATCAATCATGATCCTGCACATACTTTGATGAATACCGGGACCAGCATCCCAGGTCGACCTTCGATGGGATCGTGGCTTCAGTACGGTTTGGGTAGCGAAGCCGACAATTTGCCCGGGTATGTCGTCATGACCTCGGTTGGAGGTGGACAGTCGCAGCCGATCGCCTCACGTCAGTGGCATAGCGGATTCTTGCCCAGTCGCTTCCAAGGGGTGGAATTTCGTTCAAAGGGCGACCCCGTTCTGTATGTCGGAAACCCCAAGGGGATCGATAAGAAAAGGCAACGTGATGTGATCGACGCGGTCCAGCAATTAAACCGGATCGGCGATCAAACGTTTCACGATCCCGAAATCGCCACCCGGATCGCTCAGTATGAACTTGCATTTAAGATGCAAACATCGGTTCCTGAATTGATGGACGTATCGAACGAGCCGCAACATGTTTTGGACATGTACGGCACCGAGGGAGGCGATGGTAGCTTTGCCTCGAACTGCTTATTGGCCCGGCGACTTGCCGAACGAGGCGTCCGCTTTATCCAGTTGTATCATCGTGGTTGGGATCACCATGGCGGGATCAAATCGGGGCTCGCTGTGACCGCAAAATTGGTTGACCAAGGGACGGCTGCTTTGATGCAGGACCTACGGCGGAGAGGAATGCTGGAAGATACGTTGGTGATCTGGGGCGGCGAATTCGGCCGAACTCCGATGGCACAAGGATCGGGACGGGATCATCACATTCGTGGTTTCTCTACTTGGATGGCCGGTGGTGGGATTCAGGGTGGCAAGGTCTACGGGGCAACGGATGAACTGGGATACGCTGCGGTCGAAAATCCCGTCCATGTCAATGATCTGCATGCCACGCTGCTTTACATGTTTGGGATCGACCATCAACGCCTGACCTACCGCTTTCAAGGACGCGATTTCCGCTTGACCGATGTCGCAGGCAAAGTGGTTCACCCGATCTTCCGAGCCTAA
- a CDS encoding right-handed parallel beta-helix repeat-containing protein, which yields MKSILFVLSWLSIVLVTPSGLFAQEPGKPCSVADYPSIQAAVDDNPGRPIYIPAGDHLLSESVTISTDGTELFGHGRLIQQNPNAAVVRFLDADHVTIRGVTLTRSEGKEEATSEALRFNNASFVRIDEVQVINNRAKDGAITVTDSSHVTIRDCLVQNYSRITVDDRTQANDGKKYGYAFNCIDGTGISVSKCSDVLIEGNRVIEQFLRATPEMKQQYQLGTFVKQNELAGTLVSKQTWESKYVNNWHQGSAIIVSSPTETQHVRLLNNHIENAAQGIDIHADHVTVQGNIVVNAFIGMKAMHGSRYTLITGNQFSKSVLWAIGLMPGAASERGNEDGDSIIANNIISEFGYGDAAWIWPHDEHACFPIRLDRGQEPDDPPLKNVIITGNIISETRGNSASPVPPRYKMPILMEQGTNGPKEIIITNNHF from the coding sequence ATGAAATCGATTTTGTTTGTTCTTTCCTGGCTATCGATTGTTTTGGTGACTCCGTCGGGTCTTTTCGCCCAAGAACCGGGGAAACCTTGTTCGGTCGCCGATTATCCTTCGATTCAAGCCGCCGTCGACGATAATCCGGGCCGGCCGATTTACATTCCCGCCGGCGATCATCTGCTTTCCGAATCCGTGACGATTTCAACGGACGGAACCGAATTGTTTGGCCACGGTCGTTTGATCCAGCAAAACCCGAACGCCGCGGTTGTACGGTTTTTGGATGCAGATCACGTGACGATTCGCGGAGTGACTTTGACGCGGTCCGAGGGGAAGGAAGAGGCCACAAGTGAAGCGTTGCGTTTTAATAACGCGTCGTTCGTTCGAATCGACGAAGTGCAAGTCATCAACAACCGCGCGAAAGATGGCGCCATCACCGTTACCGACAGCTCCCACGTAACGATTCGTGATTGTTTGGTTCAGAACTACAGTCGAATTACCGTCGACGATCGAACTCAGGCGAACGATGGGAAGAAATACGGATACGCCTTTAACTGCATCGATGGGACAGGTATTTCGGTCTCCAAATGCAGCGATGTGTTGATCGAAGGGAATCGCGTCATTGAGCAGTTTTTAAGAGCCACGCCAGAGATGAAGCAGCAGTATCAACTGGGAACGTTTGTCAAACAGAATGAACTTGCCGGCACGCTGGTTTCCAAACAGACATGGGAGTCGAAGTACGTCAATAATTGGCACCAAGGGTCCGCAATCATTGTTTCTTCTCCGACCGAGACGCAGCATGTGCGATTGCTAAACAACCACATCGAAAACGCGGCTCAGGGAATCGATATTCACGCCGACCATGTCACGGTTCAAGGAAATATCGTGGTGAATGCCTTCATCGGTATGAAGGCAATGCATGGATCTCGTTATACCCTGATCACCGGGAACCAGTTTTCCAAATCGGTACTCTGGGCGATAGGTTTGATGCCAGGTGCCGCGTCGGAGCGGGGGAATGAAGATGGCGACAGTATCATCGCAAACAACATTATTTCCGAATTCGGTTACGGGGACGCGGCATGGATCTGGCCCCACGATGAGCACGCCTGTTTCCCGATCCGTCTGGATCGCGGGCAGGAACCGGATGACCCTCCGTTGAAAAACGTCATCATCACCGGAAACATCATTTCCGAAACCCGCGGCAATTCGGCCTCGCCCGTTCCACCCCGCTACAAAATGCCCATTCTAATGGAGCAGGGAACCAACGGGCCCAAGGAAATCATCATCACCAACAACCACTTCTAA
- a CDS encoding pyridoxamine 5'-phosphate oxidase family protein gives MESHEKLVSLMEHFDTAMLVTNTVDGKLEGRPMAVADLTDSGELWFVTDRHSGKVAEMVLDSEVAITMQGSSRFVSITGKASLVDDPAKINELWSEAWKVWFPKGKNDPSITLIKVTPERGEYWDNSGFSGIQYMIKAGKAYIQGKPPEKDEAMNASVTMQ, from the coding sequence ATGGAATCGCACGAGAAACTTGTCAGTCTTATGGAACATTTCGACACGGCGATGTTGGTCACGAACACCGTTGACGGGAAACTAGAAGGACGCCCGATGGCCGTCGCCGACCTGACCGATTCAGGGGAACTCTGGTTCGTCACCGATCGTCATTCAGGAAAAGTTGCCGAAATGGTGCTGGACAGCGAGGTTGCCATCACGATGCAAGGATCCAGCAGGTTCGTGTCGATCACCGGTAAAGCATCGTTGGTCGATGATCCTGCGAAGATCAATGAACTGTGGAGTGAAGCATGGAAGGTTTGGTTCCCCAAAGGAAAAAACGATCCATCGATCACGCTGATAAAGGTTACCCCAGAACGTGGCGAATACTGGGACAATAGTGGGTTCAGCGGCATCCAGTACATGATCAAAGCGGGTAAAGCTTACATCCAGGGAAAGCCACCTGAAAAAGACGAAGCGATGAACGCATCCGTTACGATGCAGTAA